In a single window of the Rhodamnia argentea isolate NSW1041297 chromosome 2, ASM2092103v1, whole genome shotgun sequence genome:
- the LOC115738715 gene encoding LOW QUALITY PROTEIN: long-chain-fatty-acid--AMP ligase FadD26-like (The sequence of the model RefSeq protein was modified relative to this genomic sequence to represent the inferred CDS: deleted 1 base in 1 codon) yields the protein MNWENYDPSFPDQPVVDLYLPVWAKLPASRSKPAFVWVDGGIGSGGGGGTASTTLTYSQLNDSARSISLQLLLPLQRGDTVIVLCPPGLELIEIIFGCQRAGLVSIPMLPPDPSFAKESHSHLTRALSQTKPKAAIAPLGYITRVNRYVSPNSVNRDEKFAAMLQNLRWISTEEIGIKTNEKLGPSAPSPSSCPYNGCKPEDVYLIQYTSGATGIPKPVLVTAGSAAHNVRAARKAYDLHPNSMITSWLPQYHDCGLMFLLLTIVSGATCVLTSPPSFLKRPRLWLELITDFRATCTPVPSFTLPLVVRRGGVERGTSPINLVSMKNLIIINEPIYRGPVDEFVDAFAPFGLNPSSLCPSYGLAENCTFVSTAWRPTSHDLAAFPNIPTHNKLLPSARLASTNDDSSSSEEDMQIVVVDEETLAPVQDGTEGEIWVSSPSNGSGYLGHPSLTRETFHARLSNKVSSCFLRTGDRGVVKGVERFLYVTGRCSDIIPITPPNDIETSSRAHHAHYLETAAYDAFPQFLRGGCIAAFECGSRRVAVIAELQRSEGLNGDALRGLCEGVKDAILNREKVEVGLVVLAKSGSVPKTTSGKLQRWLAKARLVGGEMDVAMEMEFGLDDNGGSWSSFTTSDVNGSAARDGGRGKRSSSSSPSAVEVSGNAGGERFEREIASSLTSSDSDSTRPKLLSML from the exons ATGAACTGGGAGAATTACGACCCTTCGTTCCCTGACCAACCCGTGGTCGACCTCTACCTCCCCGTGTGGGCCAAACTCCCGGCCTCCCGGTCCAAACCGGCCTTCGTTTGGGTCGACGGTGGCatcggcagcggcggcggcggtggcacTGCATCGACCACCCTGACCTACTCTCAGCTCAATGACTCCGCCCGGTCCATCTCTTTGCAGTTGCTTCTTCCTTTGCAGAGAGGCGACACCGTGATCGTTTTGTGCCCGCCGGGGCTTGAGCTCATAGAGATCATCTTCGGATGCCAAAGAGCTGGACTTGTGAGCATACCCATGTTGCCACCTGATCCATCTTTCGCTAAAGAAAGCCACAGCCACCTTACCAGAGCCCTCTCTCAGACGAAGCCCAAGGCCGCCATAGCACCCCTTGGTTACATCACAAGGGTCAACCGCTACGTCTCTCCCAATTCCGTAAACCGTGACGAGAAGTTTGCCGCCATGTTGCAGAACCTCAGGTGGATTTCAACCGAAGAAATTGGGATTAAAACGAATGAAAAGTTAGGGCCTTCCgcgccttctccttcttcttgtcCGTATAATGGGTGCAAGCCGGAAGATGTGTACTTGATTCAGTACACTTCAGGAGCCACTGGGATCCCTAAACCAGTGCTTGTGACCGCCGGCTCGGCTGCTCATAACGTCAGGGCAGCAAGAAAAGCGTATGATCTTCACCCGAATAGCATGATCACCTCATGGCTGCCTCAGTACCATGATTGTGGCCTCATGTTCTTGTTGCTCACGATAGTGTCTGGTGCAACGTGCGTTCTCACATCTCCTCCTTCATTCCTCAAAAGACCGAGGCTTTGGCTTGAGCTGATCACAGACTTCAGAGCCACTTGCACTCCAGTCCCATCTTTCACCTTGCCACTGGTGGTGAGGCGCGGTGGCGTCGAGAGGGGAACTTCGCCCATAAACCTGGTCTCCATGAAGAACCTGATCATAATCAACGAGCCCATTTACAGAGGCCCGGTAGACGAATTTGTCGATGCGTTCGCGCCTTTCGGCTTAAACCCATCATCCCTATGTCCATCTTACGGACTAGCGGAGAACTGCACTTTTGTGTCGACGGCTTGGAGACCCACCAGTCACGATTTGGCCGCTTTCCCAAACATCCCGACTCACAACAAGCTCTTGCCAAGTGCGAGACTCGCTTCAACAAATGATGATTCATCATCCTCAGAAGAAGACATGCAGATTGTAGTTGTAGATGAAGAAACTTTAGCGCCTGTCCAGGATGGAACTGAAGGAGAGATCTGGGTCTCATCGCCAAGCAACGGTTCTGGTTATCTCGGCCACCCTTCGTTGACAAGAGAAACTTTTCATGCAAGACTTAGCAACAAGGTGAGCAGTTGCTTCCTCAGGACAGGAGACAGAGGAGTAGTCAAAGGCGTAGAGAGGTTCCTCTACGTGACCGGTCGGTGTTCAGACATCATCCCAATAACACCACCAAAT GATATAGAGACGTCATCACGTGCGCATCATGCGCATTACTTGGAAACCGCAGCTTACGATGCTTTCCCGCAGTTTCTGAGAGGAGGCTGCATAGCCGCGTTCGAGTGCGGCTCGAGAAGAGTGGCCGTCATTGCGGAGCTGCAGAGGAGCGAAGGACTGAACGGCGACGCCTTGAGGGGACTGTGCGAAGGTGTAAAAGATGCGATCTTGAACCGAGAGAAGGTGGAAGTCGGGCTGGTGGTTCTGGCAAAGAGCGGAAGCGTGCCTAAAACGACGTCCGGGAAGTTGCAGAGATGGCTGGCCAAGGCGAGGCTGGTCGGTGGCGAGATGGACGTGGCGATGGAGATGGAGTTTGGGCTCGATGACAATGGAGGGTCTTGGTCGAGTTTCACGACAAGCGACGTCAATGGCAGTGCAGCCAGAGATGGAGGAAGAGGGAagagatcatcatcatcatcaccatcggCCGTGGAAGTGAGCGGGAACGCGGGTGGGGAGAGATTTGAGAGGGAGATCGCTTCTTCGTTGACCAGCAGCGACAGTGATTCCACTCGTCCGAAGTTGCTCTCGATGTTGTGA
- the LOC115738758 gene encoding zinc-finger homeodomain protein 5: MELKPQEDDVTAPVSSLGFAHFARDSRRIEGLHNGAPILGASPQTLDHPLQQRPNLHRHLDDEVKPEREDSNPDPVSFAFSRSPALPAPAGSKPKPAPSPAVRYRECLRNHAASVGGSVYDGCGEFMPAGEDGTAGSLRCAACECHRNFHRKEVDGEALQVSASFRRALVPPLQLPPPPLASPYQRYSVGVVQSPMVTPMSVAFGCGGGGGNESSSEDLNLFGSDHPRRQAATAPPFSKKRHRTKFTPEQKERMMEFAEKVGWRIQKQNEEEVERFCGEIGVRRQVLKVWMHNNKNNGKNKQASEEPA, translated from the coding sequence atggagcTCAAACCCCAAGAAGATGACGTCACAGCTCCGGTCTCCTCTCTGGGCTTCGCTCACTTCGCTCGCGACTCTAGACGGATCGAGGGCTTGCACAATGGTGCACCCATTCTCGGTGCTTCTCCTCAAACCCTAGATCACCCCCTACAACAACGCCCCAATTTGCACCGCCACCTTGACGATGAGGTCAAACCCGAGCGCGAGGACTCGAATCCGGATCCCGTCTCCTTCGCCTTCTCCAGGTCCCCCGCCCTGCCGGCCCCCGCCGGATCGAAGCCGAAACCCGCGCCGTCGCCCGCCGTCAGGTACCGGGAGTGCCTCCGGAACCACGCGGCGAGCGTCGGCGGGAGCGTCTACGATGGATGCGGCGAGTTCATGCCGGCCGGCGAGGACGGGACCGCCGGGTCCCTCAGGTGCGCCGCGTGCGAATGCCACCGGAATTTCCACAGGAAGGAGGTCGACGGCGAGGCGCTGCAGGTCTCCGCCAGCTTCCGGCGGGCCCTGGTCCCCCCGCTCCAGCTGCCGCCTCCGCCGCTGGCGTCCCCGTATCAGAGGTACTCGGTGGGCGTCGTCCAGAGCCCGATGGTGACGCCGATGAGCGTGGCCTtcggctgcggcggcggcggggggaACGAGTCCTCGAGCGAGGATCTGAACCTGTTCGGCTCCGACCACCCCCGCCGCCAAGCGGCGACGGCGCCGCCGTTCTCGAAGAAGAGGCACAGGACGAAGTTCACGCCGGAGCAGAAGGAGAGGATGATGGAGTTCGCGGAGAAGGTGGGGTGGAGGATCCAGAAGCAGAacgaggaggaggtggagaggtTCTGCGGGGAGATCGGGGTGAGGAGGCAAGTGCTCAAGGTGTGGATGCACAACAACAAGAACAACGGGAAGAACAAGCAGGCATCCGAAGAACCGGCGTAG
- the LOC115738759 gene encoding protein RADIALIS-like 5: protein MASSSLSHNSSSWTPMQNKMFERALALYDKDTPDRWHNVARAVGGNKSAEEVKRHYDILVQDLMHIESGQVPLPRYRAPSASFSTSRAIADEQRLLKNLKL, encoded by the exons ATGGCATCGAGTTCACTCTCCCACAACTCGTCGTCATGGACGCCCATGCAGAACAAGATGTTCGAGAGGGCACTGGCCTTGTACGACAAGGACACACCCGACCGGTGGCACAACGTGGCCCGGGCCGTCGGCGGGAACAAGTCCGCGGAAGAAGTGAAGAGGCACTACGACATCCTCGTGCAGGACCTCATGCACATCGAGTCCGGCCAAGTCCCCTTGCCCAGGTACCGAGCGCCCTCTGCCTCCTTCAGCACCAGCAGAGCCATTGCTGATGAGCAGAG GCTCCTGAAGAACCTCAAGCTCTGA
- the LOC115738658 gene encoding pentatricopeptide repeat-containing protein At1g74850, chloroplastic isoform X1 — MNLKHLVSRRTINSLSRLNNARELSQIGCSQGSVSCIHSPVSPPRREPYVGKKASFDDPTRPGFSFTFSRSIHALQEANVSDSEDDDGTMNEYLSRFVWIMRGKLNEAYPDCDKQTVSGMLLIIVENVFIEMEKGGLQSKLSGDASLPSQDFSEDLWKTVWEVSNKVLEDMEKERKKEKMKGFMQDEEVKEMCRFAAEVGIRGDMLRELRFKWAQEKMDEREFYRSLERLREEALKEEKEDEESNDKAEAIGEDIAVGEGKPKVVSLPKRRGKFKYKIYGLDLSDPKWAEVADKIHESEEITWPQEPKPVSGKSKLVTEKILSMKEEDDPFPLLAEWVELMQPNRVDWTALLDRLKEQNPHVYLKVESCTLSAVLGSCRSSSSSPPQKCQVESVAEHLLNVESFQANVRDYTKLIDAYAKDISLEDAERILKKMYENGILPDILTATILVHMYCKAGKLDRAKEAFESLKGQGFQPDMKVYNSMIMAYANAGKPAMAETLMTERRDMTPSEEIYMALLRSYAQSGDVAGAAKITTRMEFAGFQPSLESCTLIVEAYGQAGDPDMARNNFDYMIKMGIKPDDRCTAGMISAYMKKNLLDKALNLLLQLEKDGFEPGVHTYAVLVDWLGRLQLIDEAEQVLDKIAQQGEAPPFKLHISLCDMYSRTGMEKKALQTLGAIEAKKEQLRCDDFERVVRGLIAGNFIQEAQRVHALMESQGFVPSESLKVALMASQSFGRNRPGIR, encoded by the exons ATGAATTTAAAGCACTTAGTGTCCAGACGAACGATCAATAGTTTATCTAGACTGAATAATGCGAGAGAACTATCACAAATTGGCTGTTCTCAAGGAAGCGTCTCTTGCATCCATTCCCCGGTATCTCCTCCTAGACGTGAACCGTATGTTGGGAAGAAGGCTTCCTTCGATGACCCAACTCGCCCCGGTTTTAGTTTCACGTTCAGTAGAAGCATACACGCTCTGCAAGAAGCTAATGTGAGCGATTCTGAGGATGATGATGGAACCATGAACGAGTACTTGTCCCGTTTTGTCTGGATCATGCGAGGAAAGCTCAATGAAGCTTACCCAGATTGCGATAAGCAGACAGTCAGTGGGATGCTATTGATCATTGTGGAGAACGTGTTCATTGAGATGGAAAAGGGTGGGCTGCAGAGTAAGCTCAGTGGCGATGCGTCCCTTCCTTCCCAAGATTTCAGCGAGGATTTGTGGAAAACAGTGTGGGAGGTCAGTAATAAGGTTTTGGAGGATatggagaaagagaggaagaaggaaaagatgaAGGGGTTTATGCAAGATGAGGAAGTTAAGGAAATGTGTAGATTTGCAGCTGAGGTGGGGATTCGCGGGGATATGTTGAGAGAGTTGAGGTTCAAATGGGCACAAGAGAAGATGGACGAGAGGGAATTTTACCGGAGTTTGGAACGTTTAAGGGAAGAAGCActgaaggaggaaaaagaagatgaagagagcAATGACAAGGCTGAAGCTATTGGAGAGGATATTGCGGTTGGTGAGGGTAAACCTAAGGTTGTTTCTCTTCCAAAAAGACGAGGAAAGTTCAAGTACAAGATATATGGACTCGATCTGTCAGACCCAAAATGGGCTGAAGTGGCTGACAAGATCCATGAGTCTGAGGAGATCACGTGGCCGCAGGAACCTAAGCCAGTTTCAGGTAAAAGCAAACTCGTGACTGAAAAAATTCTTTCGATGAAAGAGGAGGATGACCCTTTCCCACTTTTGGCCGAATGGGTGGAGCTTATGCAACCTAATAGGGTTGATTGGACAGCTCTCCTTGATAGACTGAAAGAACAAAATCCACATGTGTATTTGAAG GTTGAGAGCTGCACACTTTCTGCAGTGCTTGGTTCCTGccgatcctcctcctcctcccccccccaaaagTGCCAAGTAGAGTCT GTAGCAGAGCATTTATTGAATGTAGAGTCTTTCCAAGCAAATGTTCGCGATTATACGAAGCTTATAGATGCCTATGCCAAAGATATCAGCCTTGAAGATGCGGAGAGAATCCTCAAGAAGATGTATGAAAATGGTATTCTGCCAGATATTTTGACGGCTACCATTCTTGTTCACATGTATTGTAAGGCAGGGAAACTTGACCGAGCTAAGGAAGCATTTGAAAGTTTAAAGGGTCAAGGCTTCCAACCAGACATGAAGGTCTACAACTCGATGATCATGGCTTATGCAAATGCTGGCAAGCCAGCGATGGCTGAGACATTAATGACAGAGAGGAGAGACATGACACCCTCGGAGGAGATTTACATGGCATTGCTTAGGTCATATGCGCAAAGCGGCGATGTTGCTGGTGCCGCCAAAATCACTACTCGCATGGAGTTTGCTGGGTTCCAGCCAAGTTTGGAGTCTTGCACATTAATTGTTGAGGCATATGGGCAGGCAGGTGACCCGGATATGGCAAGAAACAATTTTGATTACATGATAAAAATGGGAATTAAGCCTGACGATAGGTGTACAGCTGGCATGATCTCAGCTTATATGAAGAAAAATCTTCTGGATAAGGCCTTGAATCTTCTATTGCAACTGGAAAAGGATGGTTTTGAACCTGGAGTCCATACCTATGCCGTTCTTGTGGATTGGTTGGGAAGGCTCCAATTGATCGATGAAGCAGAGCAAGTATTGGATAAAATAGCACAGCAAGGTGAGGCTCCTCCTTTTAAGTTGCACATAAGCCTCTGCGACATGTACTCAAGGACCGGCATGGAAAAGAAGGCTCTTCAAACTCTCGGTGCTATCGAGGCTAAGAAGGAGCAGTTGCGATGTGATGATTTTGAGAGAGTTGTGCGTGGGCTTATCGCCGGTAACTTCATTCAGGAAGCTCAGAGGGTGCATGCATTGATGGAATCACAGGGTTTTGTGCCTTCAGAGTCACTTAAGGTCGCATTGATGGCATCTCAATCTTTTGGCCGCAATAGACCCGGCATAAGATGA
- the LOC115738658 gene encoding pentatricopeptide repeat-containing protein At4g11690 isoform X2 has product MNLKHLVSRRTINSLSRLNNARELSQIGCSQGSVSCIHSPVSPPRREPYVGKKASFDDPTRPGFSFTFSRSIHALQEANVSDSEDDDGTMNEYLSRFVWIMRGKLNEAYPDCDKQTVSGMLLIIVENVFIEMEKGGLQSKLSGDASLPSQDFSEDLWKTVWEVSNKVLEDMEKERKKEKMKGFMQDEEVKEMCRFAAEVGIRGDMLRELRFKWAQEKMDEREFYRSLERLREEALKEEKEDEESNDKAEAIGEDIAVGEGKPKVVSLPKRRGKFKYKIYGLDLSDPKWAEVADKIHESEEITWPQEPKPVSGKSKLVTEKILSMKEEDDPFPLLAEWVELMQPNRVDWTALLDRLKEQNPHVYLKVAEHLLNVESFQANVRDYTKLIDAYAKDISLEDAERILKKMYENGILPDILTATILVHMYCKAGKLDRAKEAFESLKGQGFQPDMKVYNSMIMAYANAGKPAMAETLMTERRDMTPSEEIYMALLRSYAQSGDVAGAAKITTRMEFAGFQPSLESCTLIVEAYGQAGDPDMARNNFDYMIKMGIKPDDRCTAGMISAYMKKNLLDKALNLLLQLEKDGFEPGVHTYAVLVDWLGRLQLIDEAEQVLDKIAQQGEAPPFKLHISLCDMYSRTGMEKKALQTLGAIEAKKEQLRCDDFERVVRGLIAGNFIQEAQRVHALMESQGFVPSESLKVALMASQSFGRNRPGIR; this is encoded by the exons ATGAATTTAAAGCACTTAGTGTCCAGACGAACGATCAATAGTTTATCTAGACTGAATAATGCGAGAGAACTATCACAAATTGGCTGTTCTCAAGGAAGCGTCTCTTGCATCCATTCCCCGGTATCTCCTCCTAGACGTGAACCGTATGTTGGGAAGAAGGCTTCCTTCGATGACCCAACTCGCCCCGGTTTTAGTTTCACGTTCAGTAGAAGCATACACGCTCTGCAAGAAGCTAATGTGAGCGATTCTGAGGATGATGATGGAACCATGAACGAGTACTTGTCCCGTTTTGTCTGGATCATGCGAGGAAAGCTCAATGAAGCTTACCCAGATTGCGATAAGCAGACAGTCAGTGGGATGCTATTGATCATTGTGGAGAACGTGTTCATTGAGATGGAAAAGGGTGGGCTGCAGAGTAAGCTCAGTGGCGATGCGTCCCTTCCTTCCCAAGATTTCAGCGAGGATTTGTGGAAAACAGTGTGGGAGGTCAGTAATAAGGTTTTGGAGGATatggagaaagagaggaagaaggaaaagatgaAGGGGTTTATGCAAGATGAGGAAGTTAAGGAAATGTGTAGATTTGCAGCTGAGGTGGGGATTCGCGGGGATATGTTGAGAGAGTTGAGGTTCAAATGGGCACAAGAGAAGATGGACGAGAGGGAATTTTACCGGAGTTTGGAACGTTTAAGGGAAGAAGCActgaaggaggaaaaagaagatgaagagagcAATGACAAGGCTGAAGCTATTGGAGAGGATATTGCGGTTGGTGAGGGTAAACCTAAGGTTGTTTCTCTTCCAAAAAGACGAGGAAAGTTCAAGTACAAGATATATGGACTCGATCTGTCAGACCCAAAATGGGCTGAAGTGGCTGACAAGATCCATGAGTCTGAGGAGATCACGTGGCCGCAGGAACCTAAGCCAGTTTCAGGTAAAAGCAAACTCGTGACTGAAAAAATTCTTTCGATGAAAGAGGAGGATGACCCTTTCCCACTTTTGGCCGAATGGGTGGAGCTTATGCAACCTAATAGGGTTGATTGGACAGCTCTCCTTGATAGACTGAAAGAACAAAATCCACATGTGTATTTGAAG GTAGCAGAGCATTTATTGAATGTAGAGTCTTTCCAAGCAAATGTTCGCGATTATACGAAGCTTATAGATGCCTATGCCAAAGATATCAGCCTTGAAGATGCGGAGAGAATCCTCAAGAAGATGTATGAAAATGGTATTCTGCCAGATATTTTGACGGCTACCATTCTTGTTCACATGTATTGTAAGGCAGGGAAACTTGACCGAGCTAAGGAAGCATTTGAAAGTTTAAAGGGTCAAGGCTTCCAACCAGACATGAAGGTCTACAACTCGATGATCATGGCTTATGCAAATGCTGGCAAGCCAGCGATGGCTGAGACATTAATGACAGAGAGGAGAGACATGACACCCTCGGAGGAGATTTACATGGCATTGCTTAGGTCATATGCGCAAAGCGGCGATGTTGCTGGTGCCGCCAAAATCACTACTCGCATGGAGTTTGCTGGGTTCCAGCCAAGTTTGGAGTCTTGCACATTAATTGTTGAGGCATATGGGCAGGCAGGTGACCCGGATATGGCAAGAAACAATTTTGATTACATGATAAAAATGGGAATTAAGCCTGACGATAGGTGTACAGCTGGCATGATCTCAGCTTATATGAAGAAAAATCTTCTGGATAAGGCCTTGAATCTTCTATTGCAACTGGAAAAGGATGGTTTTGAACCTGGAGTCCATACCTATGCCGTTCTTGTGGATTGGTTGGGAAGGCTCCAATTGATCGATGAAGCAGAGCAAGTATTGGATAAAATAGCACAGCAAGGTGAGGCTCCTCCTTTTAAGTTGCACATAAGCCTCTGCGACATGTACTCAAGGACCGGCATGGAAAAGAAGGCTCTTCAAACTCTCGGTGCTATCGAGGCTAAGAAGGAGCAGTTGCGATGTGATGATTTTGAGAGAGTTGTGCGTGGGCTTATCGCCGGTAACTTCATTCAGGAAGCTCAGAGGGTGCATGCATTGATGGAATCACAGGGTTTTGTGCCTTCAGAGTCACTTAAGGTCGCATTGATGGCATCTCAATCTTTTGGCCGCAATAGACCCGGCATAAGATGA